One Oryza glaberrima chromosome 11, OglaRS2, whole genome shotgun sequence genomic region harbors:
- the LOC127753887 gene encoding anthranilate O-methyltransferase 1-like has protein sequence MKIERDFHMMKGDDEFSYAENSRMQKRAVLAAKPIVEKAVREVCIDLHPQLMVIADLGCSFGANTLLFVSEAITRICEDHNNTIKESPMEIQFFLNDLPGNDFNHIFQSLEQFEQSTTHDCACKGLQPPAHFVAGLPGSFYSRLFPSNSVHLFHSSMSVMWLSQVPEHLDGSMNEGNIHIGATTPPSVAKLYQNQFEKDFSQFLQMRCMEIVPGGRMVLTVAGRKNKDVFHAGGTTTLFELLSQGLRTLVAEGRVAKEKLDSFNIPFYCPSADELKQLVQQCELLDISDIQLLEIDGNAMDDSEQAEGISATHTAGESMSASLRAAMESLIASHFGEGILEELFTVFARNFTSYIESDVEKSGVTVITLYLQAKH, from the exons AGGATGCAA AAAAGAGCTGTTCTTGCTGCCAAACCAATAGTTGAGAAAGCTGTACGGGAAGTGTGCATAGATCTTCATCCTCAATTAATGGTCATTGCTGACCTTGGTTGCTCCTTCGGAGCAAACACACTTCTCTTCGTCTCTGAGGCGATCACCAGAATATGTGAGGACCATAACAACACTATCAAGGAGAGCCCCATGGAGATCCAGTTCTTCCTCAATGATCTACCTGGCAATGACTTCAACCACATCTTCCAATCACTAGAGCAGTTCGAGCAGTCGACAACACATGATTGCGCTTGCAAAGGGTTACAACCTCCCGCGCACTTTGTCGCAGGTCTGCCGGGTTCCTTCTACAGTAGACTCTTCCCTTCCAATAGCGTCCATCTCTTCCATTCCTCAATGAGCGTCATGTGGCTCTCTCAG GTTCCTGAGCATCTTGATGGCAGCATGAACGAGGGGAACATTCACATAGGAGCGACTACACCACCATCGGTGGCAAAGCTCTACCAAAATCAGTTTGAGAAGGACTTCTCACAGTTCCTCCAAATGAGATGCATGGAGATTGTGCCCGGAGGCCGGATGGTCCTGACGGTTGCTGGGAGGAAGAACAAAGATGTGTTCCATGCAGGAGGGACAACCACCTTATTCGAGTTGCTGTCACAGGGGCTACGCACTCTTGTTGCAGAG GGTCGTGTTGCCAAGGAGAAGCTGGACTCTTTCAACATACCATTCTACTGCCCTTCAGCTGACGAGCTGAAGCAGCTGGTGCAGCAGTGCGAGCTACTTGACATAAGTGACATCCAACTCTTAGAGATAGATGGGAACGCCATGGATGACTCAGAGCAAGCAGAGGGCATTTCAGCCACTCACACTGCGGGAGAGAGCATGTCTGCAAGCCTAAGGGCGGCAATGGAGTCCCTGATTGCGAGCCATTTTGGGGAGGGCATACTTGAGGAGCTCTTCACGGTGTTTGCACGTAATTTCACAAGTTATATTGAGAGTGATGTTGAGAAGAGCGGCGTCACGGTCATCACACTGTACTTGCAGGCAAAACACTAG